Proteins encoded together in one Pseudoroseomonas cervicalis window:
- a CDS encoding diguanylate cyclase: protein MTPFAPPDVSTVRLCSLLLSIAFAAVFLALWRGRRAEAYLLHWAASSVLYAGSLLVLEAYAGRMDGLLAGLCIGVIAASNALLLSGLRQSEGRAPLRPWMALPVLASFALPMLLPWLGALAGQGLAEATLRRAGGSLGLLGSVLSTALAMLRRPAGGRGRRIAAFALLAYVPCYVLSLAGGLLPLGEQNWAALLPLLSDQLLLPILYLSLLAIPLERAQATLRDAAFRDHLTGAWNRAGLEAQQQGWLRQGGALLLLDIDHFKQINDRHGHAAGDAVLASMAARLAGLLAESGGVLARLGGDEFLALLPGQDAAAAGALARRLCQAVAEGGPGLPPYTISLGLAVAPPGQAALASALAEADAQLYRAKRQGRNRLAG, encoded by the coding sequence TTGACCCCTTTCGCCCCGCCGGATGTCAGCACCGTCCGCCTGTGCAGCCTGCTGCTGAGCATCGCCTTCGCCGCCGTCTTCCTGGCCCTGTGGCGCGGCCGGCGGGCCGAGGCCTATCTGCTGCACTGGGCGGCGAGCTCGGTGCTCTATGCCGGCAGCCTGCTGGTGCTGGAGGCCTATGCCGGCCGCATGGACGGGCTGCTGGCCGGGCTGTGCATCGGCGTCATCGCCGCCAGCAACGCGCTGCTGCTCTCCGGCCTGCGGCAATCGGAGGGGCGGGCACCGCTGCGGCCCTGGATGGCGCTGCCGGTGCTGGCCAGCTTCGCCCTGCCCATGCTGCTGCCCTGGCTGGGCGCGCTGGCCGGACAAGGCCTGGCGGAGGCGACGCTGCGCCGCGCCGGCGGCAGCCTCGGCCTGCTCGGCTCGGTGCTCTCCACTGCTCTTGCCATGCTGCGCCGGCCGGCCGGCGGGCGCGGGCGGCGCATCGCCGCCTTCGCCCTGCTGGCCTATGTGCCCTGCTATGTCCTGTCCCTGGCCGGCGGGCTGCTGCCGCTCGGCGAGCAGAACTGGGCGGCGCTGCTGCCGCTGCTCTCCGACCAGTTGCTGTTGCCGATCCTCTATCTCAGCCTGCTGGCCATTCCGCTGGAGCGGGCGCAGGCGACGCTGCGCGACGCCGCCTTCCGCGACCACCTGACCGGCGCCTGGAACCGCGCCGGGCTGGAGGCGCAGCAGCAGGGCTGGCTGCGCCAGGGCGGCGCGCTGCTGCTGCTCGACATCGACCATTTCAAGCAGATCAACGACCGGCACGGCCATGCGGCGGGGGATGCCGTGCTGGCCTCGATGGCGGCGCGGCTGGCCGGGCTGCTGGCCGAGAGCGGCGGGGTGCTGGCGCGGCTGGGCGGCGATGAATTCCTGGCCCTGCTGCCGGGCCAGGATGCGGCGGCGGCGGGCGCGCTGGCGCGGCGCCTGTGCCAGGCGGTGGCGGAGGGCGGGCCGGGCCTGCCGCCCTACACGATCAGCCTGGGGCTGGCGGTGGCGCCGCCCGGCCAGGCGGCGCTGGCCTCCGCCCTGGCGGAGGCCGATGCGCAGCTCTACCGCGCCAAGCGCCAGGGGCGGAACCGGCTGGCCGGCTGA
- a CDS encoding S1C family serine protease: protein MRPACAALLALLPLLPAAPVLLLAPPAQAQSAGWESTMVDPRAMPVRSRILLQDALVWSGHYNGLLDGGWGQASEEAMNRWRASRGLPPAAAYPARELLALFVQGARLREQWGWREARDPATGAVYGYPSAFLTPRPASDGSGLDFDGTLSGFGMSIRKFGDMPGGIGAVFDRVARESGAAPSYRLDRPDRQAMIVEGPRGSAYFRFEKVNGDWVGLSVSLRNPGEQHRRIQSVVASIFSPTGRPPVPAGEATVIDVVASVANRMRRPGPAPAAPPDSPPQAADPAPQAPPGPSRPQAGAPPRQQARTSSGTGFVVRRNGMLVTNAHVVKGCTSLALPTGEPVVVRAADERRDLALLQVNKSFPAELRFRRDQTIDHGERVRAFGYPFYDLVSRSLNITEGIVTALAGLRDNPMQFQVNAAIQPGNSGGPVVDDSGLVIGVAVSTLTTTAFSQVTGAVPQSLNYAIRGQVVESFLLENGVETERAPPGPVTDLRQIAREVSPLVMPVICTKS from the coding sequence ATGCGGCCCGCCTGCGCAGCCCTGCTTGCCCTGCTGCCCCTGCTGCCCGCCGCGCCGGTGCTGCTGCTGGCGCCCCCAGCCCAGGCGCAGAGCGCCGGCTGGGAATCGACCATGGTCGACCCGCGCGCCATGCCGGTGCGCAGCCGCATCCTGCTGCAGGACGCGCTGGTCTGGTCCGGCCATTACAACGGCCTGCTGGATGGCGGCTGGGGCCAGGCCAGCGAGGAGGCGATGAATCGCTGGCGCGCCAGCCGCGGCCTGCCGCCCGCCGCCGCCTATCCGGCGCGGGAGCTGCTGGCGCTGTTCGTGCAGGGCGCCCGGCTGCGCGAGCAATGGGGCTGGCGCGAGGCGCGCGACCCGGCGACCGGCGCCGTCTATGGCTACCCCTCCGCCTTCCTGACGCCGCGCCCGGCCTCGGACGGGTCGGGACTCGATTTCGACGGCACGCTGTCCGGCTTCGGCATGAGCATCCGGAAATTCGGCGACATGCCGGGCGGCATCGGCGCGGTGTTCGACCGCGTGGCGCGCGAATCCGGCGCCGCGCCCAGCTACCGGCTCGACCGCCCGGACCGCCAGGCGATGATCGTCGAGGGGCCGCGCGGCTCGGCCTATTTCCGCTTCGAGAAGGTAAATGGCGACTGGGTCGGCCTCTCCGTCTCGCTGCGCAACCCGGGCGAGCAGCACCGGCGCATCCAGTCGGTCGTCGCCAGCATCTTCTCCCCCACCGGCCGGCCGCCGGTGCCGGCGGGCGAGGCCACGGTGATCGATGTGGTGGCCTCGGTCGCCAACCGCATGCGCCGGCCCGGCCCGGCCCCGGCGGCGCCGCCGGATTCGCCGCCCCAGGCCGCCGACCCGGCGCCGCAGGCACCCCCCGGGCCCAGCCGCCCGCAGGCCGGCGCGCCCCCGCGCCAGCAGGCGCGCACCAGCTCCGGCACCGGCTTCGTGGTGCGGCGCAACGGCATGCTGGTGACCAATGCGCATGTGGTGAAGGGCTGCACCTCGCTGGCCCTGCCGACCGGCGAGCCGGTGGTGGTGCGCGCCGCCGATGAGCGGCGCGACCTGGCGCTGCTGCAGGTGAACAAGAGCTTCCCGGCCGAGCTGCGCTTCCGCCGCGACCAGACCATCGACCATGGCGAGCGGGTGCGCGCCTTCGGCTATCCCTTCTACGACCTGGTCTCGCGCTCGCTGAACATCACCGAGGGCATCGTCACCGCGCTGGCCGGGCTGCGCGACAACCCGATGCAGTTCCAGGTCAACGCCGCCATCCAGCCGGGCAATAGCGGCGGGCCGGTGGTGGATGACAGCGGGCTGGTGATCGGCGTCGCCGTCTCCACCCTGACCACCACCGCCTTCAGCCAGGTGACGGGGGCGGTGCCGCAATCGCTGAACTACGCCATCCGCGGCCAGGTGGTGGAGAGCTTCCTGCTGGAGAATGGCGTCGAGACCGAGCGCGCCCCGCCCGGCCCGGTGACCGATCTGCGGCAGATCGCGCGCGAGGTCTCGCCCTTGGTCATGCCGGTGATCTGCACCAAATCATGA
- a CDS encoding FMN-binding negative transcriptional regulator, with amino-acid sequence MYVPPAFREDDPALLQAVIQAAGLATLVTATEQGLSATPLPLLLAPEEGPHGTLYGHLARANPQWQRPALGEAMVLFQGPDAYISPSWYAAKAEHHKVVPTWNYVAVHAYGPVEFFEAPERLLDLVTRLTEKHEASQPRPWAVSDAPEAFIRAHMRGIVGLRLPIARLEGKRKLSQNRSAEDRAGVAAGLAEGPTEAAREMARLIPR; translated from the coding sequence ATGTATGTCCCCCCCGCCTTCCGCGAGGATGATCCCGCCCTGCTGCAGGCCGTGATTCAGGCGGCCGGCCTGGCCACGCTGGTGACGGCCACCGAGCAGGGGCTTTCCGCCACCCCGCTGCCGCTGCTGCTGGCGCCGGAGGAGGGGCCGCATGGCACGCTCTACGGCCATCTGGCGCGCGCCAACCCGCAATGGCAGCGCCCGGCGCTGGGCGAGGCGATGGTGCTGTTCCAGGGGCCGGACGCTTACATCAGCCCCTCCTGGTATGCCGCCAAGGCGGAGCACCACAAGGTGGTGCCGACCTGGAACTATGTCGCCGTGCATGCCTATGGCCCGGTCGAGTTCTTCGAGGCGCCGGAGCGCCTGCTCGACCTCGTCACCCGGCTGACCGAGAAGCACGAGGCCTCGCAGCCGCGCCCCTGGGCGGTGTCCGACGCGCCGGAGGCCTTCATCCGCGCGCATATGCGCGGCATTGTCGGGCTGCGCCTGCCGATCGCGCGGCTGGAGGGCAAGCGCAAGCTCAGCCAGAACCGCAGCGCCGAGGACCGCGCCGGCGTCGCCGCCGGCCTGGCGGAGGGCCCCACCGAGGCGGCGCGCGAGATGGCCCGGCTGATCCCGCGCTGA
- a CDS encoding ABC transporter substrate-binding protein: MSRRSFLGGTAGLAALPLARPALAQGSAATTLRFIPQADVTTLDPLATTSYAVRNHGHLCWDTLYGLDIEFRPQPQLAEGHVVEDDGKRWIFTLRDGPTFHDGEKIRAVDAVASIQRWMGRDTHGQTLAARLDEIRVLDDRRFEIRLKRPFGAMLDALGKSSSYPCFIYPERFAKIPFTTPFREVVGSGPYRFKADEWQSGSQVVYQRYDRYSPTPVGTPGVTAGPKLALFERLEKKIIMDPATAGAAIQAGEIDWWERVAPDLRPLLQRQRNVVVDRIEGNGTVVMLRPNHLTEPFNDPAVRRAVWPALNQADFMTSIMGDDRSRWQDGVGCFPASSSFASDEGMAAITSPRSLDAARRALQATGKAGARTVMLHPADQVNNSTLTSVATDMMKKIGFAAEDAVSDWGTMLQRRARKEPLEQNGWSAVVVLFGGEDLANPGGHPLLRANGQDAWFGWPTSPTLETLRDQWFDAPSLDEQKAICRRIQAQFFQDVPYWPLGQYFVDSAYRRNIKIGRRGMSLALNASREG, encoded by the coding sequence GTGTCACGCCGAAGCTTTCTGGGCGGCACTGCCGGCCTCGCCGCGCTGCCCCTCGCCCGCCCCGCCCTGGCGCAGGGCAGCGCCGCGACCACGCTGCGCTTCATCCCGCAGGCCGATGTCACGACGCTGGACCCGCTGGCCACCACCTCCTACGCGGTGCGCAACCACGGCCATCTCTGCTGGGACACGCTCTACGGGCTCGATATCGAGTTCCGCCCGCAGCCGCAGCTGGCCGAGGGCCATGTGGTCGAGGATGACGGCAAGCGCTGGATCTTCACCCTGCGCGACGGCCCGACCTTCCATGATGGCGAGAAGATCCGCGCGGTCGACGCCGTGGCCTCGATCCAGCGCTGGATGGGCCGCGACACGCATGGCCAGACGCTGGCGGCGCGGCTCGACGAGATCCGCGTGCTGGATGACCGCCGCTTCGAGATCCGGCTGAAGCGCCCCTTCGGCGCGATGCTGGACGCGCTGGGCAAGTCCTCCTCCTATCCCTGCTTCATCTATCCGGAGCGCTTCGCGAAGATCCCCTTCACCACCCCCTTCCGCGAGGTGGTGGGCAGCGGCCCCTACCGCTTCAAGGCGGATGAGTGGCAGTCGGGCTCGCAGGTGGTCTATCAGCGCTACGACCGCTACTCGCCGACCCCGGTCGGCACGCCGGGCGTCACCGCCGGGCCGAAGCTCGCGCTGTTCGAGCGGCTGGAAAAGAAGATCATCATGGATCCGGCGACCGCCGGCGCCGCCATCCAGGCCGGCGAGATCGACTGGTGGGAGCGCGTGGCGCCCGATCTGCGCCCGCTGCTGCAGCGCCAGCGCAATGTCGTCGTCGACCGGATCGAGGGCAATGGCACGGTCGTCATGCTGCGGCCGAACCACCTGACCGAGCCGTTCAACGACCCGGCGGTGCGGCGCGCCGTCTGGCCGGCGCTGAACCAGGCCGATTTCATGACCTCGATCATGGGCGATGACCGCAGCCGCTGGCAGGATGGCGTCGGCTGCTTCCCCGCCTCCTCCTCCTTCGCCAGCGATGAGGGCATGGCGGCGATCACCAGCCCGCGCAGCCTGGACGCCGCCCGGCGCGCGCTGCAGGCCACCGGCAAGGCCGGGGCGCGGACGGTGATGCTGCACCCGGCCGACCAGGTGAACAACAGCACGCTGACCAGCGTCGCCACCGACATGATGAAGAAGATCGGCTTCGCGGCGGAGGATGCGGTGTCCGACTGGGGCACCATGCTGCAGCGCCGCGCCCGCAAGGAGCCGCTGGAGCAGAATGGCTGGAGCGCCGTGGTCGTGCTGTTCGGCGGCGAGGACCTGGCCAATCCGGGCGGCCACCCGCTGCTGCGCGCCAATGGCCAGGATGCCTGGTTCGGCTGGCCCACCAGCCCGACGCTGGAGACGCTGCGCGACCAGTGGTTCGACGCCCCCTCGCTGGACGAGCAGAAGGCGATCTGCCGCAGGATCCAGGCGCAGTTCTTCCAGGACGTGCCCTATTGGCCGCTCGGCCAGTATTTCGTCGACAGCGCCTATCGCCGCAACATCAAGATCGGCCGCCGCGGCATGTCGCTGGCGCTGAACGCCAGCCGCGAGGGCTGA
- a CDS encoding alpha/beta fold hydrolase, producing MPPSRRLLLAGLAGLATPWPPHPAAAAGPAGAAAPRQSLTARSADGTLLVGEAVGDPAAPEILFIHGLRQSRLSWDRQFADPALAGFRLVRFDLRGHGDSGKPEAPAAYAPADRWAEDVAAMLDAAALRRPVLVGWSLGGYVAGAYLRRFGAARVAGVNLVDAVTKLSPELLTPLALDFTRRATSHDLAERSAATAEFLAACFHRQPDPAALQRMLVINGMTARAANEGFVQTETTDLEPVFRDYPGPVLLSHGARDRLVRLAMSERIQALHRDSRLSVYAESGHSPFLEEPERFGRELAEFVRAAQRG from the coding sequence ATGCCCCCCTCCCGCCGCCTGCTGCTGGCCGGCCTCGCCGGTCTCGCCACCCCCTGGCCGCCGCACCCCGCCGCGGCCGCCGGCCCGGCCGGTGCCGCGGCCCCGCGCCAGAGCCTCACCGCCCGCTCCGCCGATGGCACGCTGCTGGTGGGGGAGGCGGTGGGCGACCCGGCGGCGCCGGAGATCCTGTTCATCCACGGGCTGCGCCAGAGCCGGCTGAGCTGGGACCGGCAATTCGCCGATCCTGCCCTGGCCGGCTTCCGCCTGGTGCGCTTCGACCTGCGCGGCCATGGCGATTCCGGCAAGCCGGAGGCGCCGGCGGCCTATGCGCCGGCCGATCGCTGGGCGGAGGATGTCGCCGCCATGCTCGACGCCGCGGCGCTGCGCCGGCCGGTGCTGGTGGGCTGGTCGCTCGGCGGCTATGTGGCGGGTGCCTATCTGCGCCGCTTCGGCGCGGCGCGGGTCGCGGGCGTCAATCTGGTGGATGCGGTGACGAAGCTCTCGCCCGAGCTGCTGACGCCGCTGGCGCTCGACTTCACCCGCCGCGCCACCTCGCACGACCTGGCCGAGCGCAGCGCGGCGACCGCCGAATTCCTCGCCGCCTGCTTCCACCGCCAGCCCGACCCGGCCGCGCTGCAGCGCATGCTGGTGATCAACGGCATGACGGCGCGCGCGGCGAATGAGGGCTTCGTGCAGACCGAGACCACCGATCTCGAGCCGGTCTTCCGCGACTATCCCGGCCCGGTGCTGCTGAGCCATGGCGCGCGGGACCGGCTGGTGCGGCTGGCCATGTCGGAGCGCATCCAGGCGCTGCATCGCGACAGCCGTCTCTCGGTCTATGCGGAGAGCGGTCACAGCCCCTTCCTGGAGGAGCCCGAGCGCTTCGGGCGGGAGCTGGCGGAATTCGTCCGCGCGGCGCAGCGCGGCTGA
- a CDS encoding DUF6525 family protein, with product MSARPLLPSRDNTPVSGNDITLREAHWQRWPGDEWACFDALPATVRRRLQQHAYDPWAVNALKLWQIFRRQTGSSARAERRMLRHLDQCEALERELFARAYAGRHRQALPHVAAGASVLRDTPSATPARRR from the coding sequence ATGTCAGCCCGGCCGCTCCTCCCCTCCCGCGACAACACCCCCGTCTCCGGCAATGACATCACCCTGCGCGAGGCGCATTGGCAGCGCTGGCCCGGCGATGAATGGGCCTGTTTCGACGCCCTGCCGGCCACGGTGCGCCGCCGCCTGCAGCAGCACGCCTATGACCCCTGGGCGGTGAACGCGCTGAAGCTCTGGCAGATCTTCCGCCGCCAGACCGGCAGCAGCGCGCGCGCCGAGCGCCGCATGCTGCGCCATCTCGACCAGTGCGAGGCGCTGGAGCGCGAGCTCTTCGCCCGCGCCTATGCCGGGCGGCACCGCCAGGCGCTGCCGCATGTCGCCGCCGGCGCCAGCGTGCTGCGCGATACCCCCTCCGCCACCCCGGCGCGGCGGCGCTAG
- a CDS encoding PLP-dependent aminotransferase family protein, with protein sequence MAEPPPPSGVIQRLCQTIRARIAAGQLAPGDALPSSRALAAEWGIARGTVTAAYEQLVAEGYLEARQGARTRVAAGLGRAAAPMAAPAPAAPPERLSAYARRLQGFELPPPASAASGRLVADFRYGDLAAADFPLAAWRRALEAALRRTPPRLRYDDPMGSPALREALQAYLWRARGLRCDPAQILVVNGSQQGLDLCARLLLDAGDGAVMEEPGYILAREAFQAVGARLLPVRVDAEGLDTARLPPARLAYTTPSHQFPLGSVLSAARRRALLGWAESCGAHVIEDDYDSEYRFGVAPVPTLQAMDAAGRVIYLGTLSKTLSPTLRLGYLVLPAALAPLFARAKRLADRHAPLLEQEALAALIQSGAYERHVRRIRRRNGERRTALLAALAAELGTDATLAGAEAGLHLLAWLHRIPAAREEDFIAAARAAGLGLHPVSRLYAAPPGAGRPDAAGLVLGYAGLEPAAIQAGVALLRGVQRRFLAP encoded by the coding sequence ATGGCCGAGCCGCCGCCGCCTTCCGGGGTCATCCAGCGCCTTTGCCAGACGATCCGCGCGCGCATCGCCGCCGGGCAGCTGGCGCCGGGCGACGCCCTGCCCTCCAGCCGGGCGCTGGCCGCCGAATGGGGCATCGCCCGCGGCACGGTGACCGCCGCCTATGAGCAGCTGGTGGCCGAGGGCTATCTGGAGGCGCGGCAGGGCGCCCGCACCCGGGTGGCGGCGGGGCTCGGCCGGGCGGCGGCGCCGATGGCGGCCCCCGCCCCCGCCGCGCCGCCGGAGCGGCTCTCGGCCTATGCGCGGCGGCTGCAGGGCTTCGAACTGCCGCCGCCCGCCAGCGCCGCCAGCGGGCGCCTGGTGGCGGATTTCCGCTATGGCGACCTGGCCGCCGCCGACTTCCCCCTGGCCGCCTGGCGCCGCGCGCTGGAGGCGGCTTTGCGCCGCACGCCGCCCAGGCTGCGCTATGACGACCCGATGGGCAGCCCCGCGCTGCGCGAGGCGCTGCAGGCCTATCTGTGGCGCGCCCGCGGCCTGCGCTGCGACCCGGCGCAGATCCTGGTGGTGAACGGCTCGCAGCAGGGGCTCGATCTCTGCGCCCGGCTGCTGCTGGATGCCGGCGACGGCGCGGTGATGGAGGAGCCGGGCTACATCCTGGCGCGCGAGGCCTTCCAGGCGGTCGGCGCCCGGCTGCTGCCGGTGCGGGTGGATGCGGAAGGGCTGGACACCGCCCGGCTGCCGCCGGCGCGGCTGGCCTATACCACGCCCTCGCACCAGTTCCCGCTGGGCAGCGTGCTGTCGGCGGCGCGGCGGCGGGCGCTGCTGGGCTGGGCGGAGAGCTGCGGCGCCCATGTCATCGAGGATGACTATGACAGCGAATACCGCTTCGGCGTCGCCCCGGTGCCCACGCTGCAGGCGATGGATGCGGCCGGGCGGGTGATCTATCTCGGCACCCTGTCCAAGACGCTCTCCCCCACGCTGCGGCTGGGCTATCTGGTGCTGCCGGCGGCGCTGGCGCCGCTCTTCGCCCGCGCCAAGAGGCTCGCCGACCGGCACGCGCCGCTGCTGGAGCAGGAGGCGCTGGCGGCGCTGATCCAGAGCGGCGCCTATGAGCGGCATGTGCGCCGCATCCGCCGCCGCAATGGCGAGCGCCGGACGGCGCTGCTGGCCGCGCTGGCCGCCGAGCTCGGCACCGATGCGACCCTGGCCGGGGCCGAGGCCGGGCTGCATCTGCTGGCCTGGCTGCACCGCATCCCGGCGGCGCGGGAGGAGGATTTCATCGCCGCCGCGCGGGCGGCCGGGCTCGGCCTGCACCCGGTCAGCCGGCTCTACGCCGCGCCCCCCGGCGCCGGCCGGCCGGATGCGGCCGGGCTGGTGCTGGGCTATGCCGGGCTGGAGCCGGCCGCCATCCAGGCCGGGGTGGCGCTGCTGCGCGGCGTGCAGCGGCGTTTCCTGGCGCCCTGA
- a CDS encoding phosphoribosylaminoimidazolesuccinocarboxamide synthase has product MDPATLAAHAQQILRDATIPELPNHYAGKVRDNYDLPDGRRIIIATDRLSAFDRILCAVPFKGQVLTQTARHWFEQTRDICPNHVLEYPDPNVVIGQRLDILPVEIVVRGYLAGTTGTSILTLYKAGQREMYGTRLPDGMRDNERLPQAIITPTSKAFDGGHDEPLTPAEILERKLLTPAQWEQLSHYALALFARGQAMAAERGLILADTKYEFGTDAEGRIVLADEIHTPDSSRYWKAASFEARFAAGEKPESFDKDFVRSWVAARCDPYHDPIPEIPETLILATAAVYIEAYETITGQRFALPPAAGDVLARIRGNLTPLFG; this is encoded by the coding sequence ATGGACCCCGCCACCCTCGCCGCCCATGCGCAGCAGATCCTGCGCGACGCCACCATCCCCGAGCTGCCCAACCACTATGCCGGCAAGGTGCGGGACAATTACGACCTGCCGGATGGCCGCCGGATCATCATCGCCACCGACCGGCTCTCGGCCTTCGACCGCATCCTCTGCGCCGTGCCCTTCAAGGGCCAGGTGCTGACCCAGACGGCGCGGCACTGGTTCGAGCAGACGCGCGACATCTGCCCCAACCACGTGCTGGAATATCCGGACCCGAATGTGGTGATCGGCCAGCGGTTGGACATCCTGCCGGTGGAGATCGTGGTGCGCGGCTATCTGGCCGGCACCACCGGCACCTCGATCCTGACGCTGTACAAGGCCGGCCAGCGCGAGATGTACGGCACCCGCCTGCCCGATGGCATGCGCGACAATGAGCGCCTGCCCCAGGCGATCATCACGCCGACCAGCAAGGCCTTCGATGGCGGCCATGACGAGCCGCTGACGCCCGCCGAGATCCTGGAGCGCAAGCTGCTGACCCCGGCGCAGTGGGAGCAGCTCAGCCACTACGCGCTCGCCCTCTTCGCGCGCGGCCAGGCGATGGCGGCCGAGCGCGGGCTGATCCTGGCCGACACCAAATACGAGTTCGGCACCGATGCCGAGGGCCGGATCGTGCTGGCCGACGAGATCCACACCCCGGACAGCAGCCGCTACTGGAAGGCGGCGAGCTTCGAGGCGCGCTTCGCCGCCGGCGAGAAGCCGGAGAGCTTCGACAAGGATTTCGTGCGCAGCTGGGTGGCGGCGCGCTGCGACCCCTATCACGACCCGATCCCGGAGATCCCCGAGACGCTGATCCTGGCCACGGCGGCGGTCTATATCGAGGCCTATGAGACCATCACCGGCCAGCGCTTCGCCCTGCCGCCGGCGGCCGGGGATGTGCTGGCGCGCATCCGCGGCAATCTGACGCCGCTCTTCGGCTGA
- a CDS encoding LysE family translocator: MPDPAQLALYVAAALLLAVTPGPGIFYVAARSLAGGRAEGVASSLGTGLGGLMHVLAGALGVSALVLASAELFTALKLLGALYLVWIGLRTLRAARRDAAAALAGQAAAPPIGPRRAFREGVLVEALNPKTAAFFLAFVPQFVDPAAGAVALQFMLLGCISVALNTLADIGVAFAAAGLRQGAAARPGLVRRLREASGAAMIALGLGLALARRPAG, from the coding sequence ATGCCGGATCCGGCCCAGCTGGCCCTCTATGTCGCGGCGGCGCTGCTGCTCGCCGTGACGCCGGGGCCCGGAATCTTCTATGTCGCCGCCCGCAGCCTGGCCGGCGGCCGCGCCGAGGGCGTGGCCTCCAGCCTCGGCACCGGGCTGGGGGGCTTGATGCATGTGCTGGCCGGGGCGCTCGGCGTCTCCGCACTGGTGCTGGCCAGCGCCGAGCTGTTCACCGCGCTGAAGCTGCTGGGCGCGCTCTACCTGGTCTGGATCGGGCTGCGCACGCTGCGGGCGGCGCGGCGGGATGCGGCGGCGGCGCTGGCCGGGCAGGCGGCGGCACCCCCCATCGGCCCGCGCCGCGCCTTCCGCGAGGGCGTGCTGGTGGAGGCGCTGAACCCCAAGACAGCGGCCTTCTTCCTGGCCTTCGTGCCGCAATTCGTCGATCCGGCGGCGGGCGCGGTCGCCCTGCAATTCATGCTGCTGGGCTGCATCTCGGTGGCGCTGAACACCCTGGCCGATATCGGCGTGGCCTTCGCCGCGGCGGGGCTGCGCCAGGGCGCGGCGGCGCGGCCGGGGCTGGTGCGCCGGCTGCGCGAGGCCTCGGGGGCGGCGATGATCGCGCTCGGCCTCGGCCTGGCCCTGGCGCGGCGGCCCGCCGGCTGA
- a CDS encoding RidA family protein, which yields MAQRDAIFPPGRQALYEMHRYSAAIRSGDLLFVSGQVGSREDGSPEPDFETQVQRAFDNLAAVLREAGASFDDIVDVTTFHTDPKAQFDTVLAVKDRAFPAKPYPSWTAIGVTWLAGFDFEIKVIARLPQQQQQG from the coding sequence ATGGCCCAACGCGACGCCATCTTCCCGCCCGGCCGCCAGGCCCTCTATGAGATGCACCGCTATTCGGCGGCGATCCGCTCCGGCGACCTGCTCTTCGTCTCCGGCCAGGTCGGCAGCCGCGAGGATGGCTCGCCCGAGCCGGATTTCGAGACGCAGGTGCAGCGCGCCTTCGACAACCTCGCCGCCGTGCTGCGGGAGGCCGGTGCCAGCTTCGACGACATCGTCGACGTCACCACCTTCCACACCGACCCGAAGGCGCAGTTCGACACGGTGCTGGCGGTGAAGGACCGCGCCTTCCCGGCCAAGCCCTATCCGAGCTGGACCGCCATCGGCGTCACCTGGCTGGCCGGCTTCGACTTCGAGATCAAGGTGATCGCCCGCCTGCCGCAGCAGCAGCAGCAGGGCTGA
- a CDS encoding TetR/AcrR family transcriptional regulator, with amino-acid sequence MQPSPKPRGGRPWSFDREAALETAMRLFWRHGYEGVSIGELTRAIGVAPPSLYAAFGSKAGLYQEALRRYEAELGGFDGEAIAAAPSLAEAARRLLDGAVTAVTRSAELRGCMISSGLVTCHPDHAELAAHAAGRREAMRARIAAALAPFAEGEALQRLSRHLATLLQGLSIQARDGVAEAELRGIVEEAVAGLAARALPGPRSGG; translated from the coding sequence ATGCAACCCAGCCCGAAGCCGCGCGGCGGCCGCCCCTGGAGCTTCGACCGCGAGGCCGCGCTGGAGACCGCGATGCGGCTGTTCTGGCGGCATGGTTATGAAGGGGTCTCGATCGGCGAGCTGACGCGGGCCATCGGCGTCGCGCCGCCCAGCCTCTACGCCGCCTTCGGCAGCAAGGCCGGGCTCTACCAGGAGGCGCTGCGCCGCTACGAGGCGGAGCTGGGCGGCTTCGACGGCGAGGCGATCGCCGCCGCGCCCTCGCTGGCCGAGGCGGCGCGGCGCCTGCTGGACGGCGCCGTCACCGCCGTGACGCGCTCGGCGGAGCTGCGCGGCTGCATGATCTCGAGCGGCCTGGTCACCTGCCACCCGGACCATGCCGAACTGGCCGCGCATGCGGCCGGGCGGCGCGAGGCGATGCGGGCGCGCATCGCCGCGGCGCTCGCCCCCTTCGCCGAGGGCGAGGCGCTGCAGCGCCTGTCGCGGCACCTGGCCACGCTGCTGCAGGGCCTGTCCATCCAGGCGCGCGACGGCGTGGCGGAGGCCGAGCTGCGTGGCATCGTCGAGGAGGCGGTGGCCGGGCTGGCGGCGCGCGCCCTGCCCGGCCCCCGATCCGGCGGCTGA